The Longimicrobiaceae bacterium genome contains a region encoding:
- a CDS encoding AI-2E family transporter: MPKRPEDNSEESTGPSPRDVAAPPPPRGAVYIRPEHLYKAAGLLFLLALLYRFFQEITYGLLLLYAAAILAVLFNALVSRLPLERKWVTAALGLLIFAGIGVLLWFGIPALVSQVRNIVGRVPEFSALLQQVESWLRANTGLNVTLVGSQVQGFFRDAFLSTSGSGGGGFIGRAQGLLEILFVPLLILFGGLFAVAKPNERLLMPVLRAVPRDRRPAYRRMMELLGVRLVGWLKGTLIAMVAVGVLSTVAYYLIGVPNALLLGLFAGLTEFIPLVGPWVGGGTATVVAFLEDPQLGLWTALAALAIQQIESNIITPWAMSQAAELHPFVTLFALVFFGSLFGFLGILLAIPLTLFFWTVVEVLWVERAIDTDEDRIAPVVEE, encoded by the coding sequence ATGCCCAAACGCCCCGAGGACAACTCCGAGGAGAGCACCGGACCCTCCCCGCGCGACGTCGCGGCGCCGCCCCCGCCGCGCGGCGCGGTCTACATCCGCCCGGAGCACCTGTACAAGGCGGCGGGGCTGCTCTTCCTGCTGGCCCTGCTGTACAGGTTCTTCCAGGAGATCACCTACGGGCTCCTCCTCCTGTACGCCGCCGCGATCCTGGCGGTGCTGTTCAACGCCCTGGTCAGCCGCCTCCCCCTGGAGCGAAAGTGGGTGACCGCCGCCCTGGGGCTGCTCATCTTCGCGGGGATCGGCGTGCTCCTCTGGTTCGGGATCCCGGCCCTGGTCTCGCAGGTGCGCAACATCGTGGGGCGGGTGCCGGAGTTCAGCGCGCTCCTCCAGCAGGTCGAGAGCTGGCTGCGCGCCAACACGGGGCTGAACGTGACGCTGGTGGGCTCGCAGGTGCAGGGGTTCTTCCGCGACGCCTTCCTCTCCACCTCCGGCAGCGGGGGCGGCGGCTTCATCGGCCGCGCGCAGGGGCTCCTGGAGATCCTCTTCGTCCCGCTCCTGATCCTCTTCGGCGGGCTGTTCGCCGTCGCGAAGCCCAACGAGCGGCTCCTGATGCCCGTGCTCCGCGCCGTCCCCCGCGACCGCCGCCCCGCCTACCGGCGGATGATGGAGCTGCTGGGCGTACGGCTGGTGGGGTGGCTGAAGGGGACCCTGATCGCGATGGTCGCCGTGGGCGTCCTCAGCACGGTGGCGTACTACCTGATCGGCGTCCCCAACGCGCTGCTCCTGGGGCTGTTCGCCGGGCTCACGGAGTTCATCCCGCTGGTGGGCCCCTGGGTGGGGGGCGGCACCGCCACGGTGGTCGCATTCCTCGAGGACCCCCAGCTGGGGCTCTGGACGGCGCTCGCCGCGCTCGCCATCCAGCAGATCGAGAGCAACATCATCACCCCCTGGGCCATGTCGCAGGCGGCGGAGCTGCACCCCTTCGTCACCCTGTTCGCGCTGGTCTTCTTCGGGAGCCTCTTCGGCTTCCTGGGGATCCTCCTCGCCATCCCGCTGACCCTGTTCTTCTGGACGGTGGTCGAGGTGCTGTGGGTGGAGCGCGCCATCGACACGGACGAGGACAGGATCGCGCCGGTGGTGGAGGAGTGA
- a CDS encoding response regulator, producing the protein MAEPRRTILVVDDQEDERTIQRAMLTHLGYEVREADSGEAALASAAESPPDLVLLDIAMPRMDGFTVCRALRADPRTANVAVLFFTASVVGDLPAMASEAGAQGILAKPVDPRMVAQEVRRILGEPSA; encoded by the coding sequence GTGGCTGAGCCACGCCGGACCATCCTCGTGGTCGACGACCAGGAGGACGAGCGGACGATCCAGCGGGCCATGCTGACGCACCTGGGCTACGAGGTCCGGGAGGCGGACAGCGGGGAAGCGGCGCTCGCCTCCGCGGCCGAGTCGCCTCCGGACCTCGTTCTCCTGGACATCGCCATGCCGCGCATGGACGGCTTCACAGTGTGCCGGGCCCTCCGGGCCGACCCGCGCACCGCCAACGTCGCCGTGCTCTTCTTCACCGCCTCCGTGGTCGGCGACCTGCCGGCCATGGCCTCCGAGGCGGGGGCGCAGGGGATCCTCGCCAAGCCCGTCGATCCGCGCATGGTGGCGCAGGAGGTCCGGCGCATCCTGGGCGAGCCGTCCGCCTGA
- a CDS encoding S8 family peptidase produces MPFATLRYGAPRRLFLALAVLATAACGDDPSPVAAPGEAPALSRGPAAPERAARIPDQYVVVLKPETRDVQGFVRGLSKSPRDSVLFVYEHALKGFAARLAPGSVEGLRRHPMVQEVIEDEYGVPDQSLWSLDRSDQRDLPLNGVFAPTATGAGVNLYVLDSGVRRTHAEFGYGTRARHVYTAISDGRGADDCHGHGTHVAATAAGSTYGVARQAMVLAVRISGCTAAASASAAIAGLDWLRANHLKPAVANLSYTWPARNDVDAAVSSLLAAGVPVVTSAGNSNADACGYSPKRVAGVLTVGGTDTYDWRTPDSNWGGCVHLFAPGAGITSAWIGSDTDSRTLSGTSMASPLVAGVAALYLEGDPGASVAKLRDALIGSATQGKVVDPRGTPNRLAYAKPIYFSVRVDGPDHVASSGYVTWEAVPDGGDGSYTYQWTLVEGGWEQPLGTGRTQTLWVTQGSGDFDVRVVVTSAGEARSAWKYVSNHQSGDCGDAWSCTALQ; encoded by the coding sequence ATGCCCTTCGCCACCCTGCGGTACGGAGCACCCCGGCGGCTCTTCCTGGCGCTCGCCGTTCTCGCCACGGCAGCCTGCGGCGACGACCCTTCCCCCGTCGCGGCCCCCGGTGAGGCTCCCGCCCTTTCCCGCGGGCCGGCCGCTCCCGAGCGCGCGGCCCGCATCCCGGACCAGTACGTGGTGGTCCTCAAGCCCGAGACGCGGGACGTCCAGGGCTTCGTGCGCGGGCTGTCGAAGTCGCCCCGCGACTCCGTGCTGTTCGTGTACGAGCACGCCCTGAAGGGCTTCGCCGCGCGCCTGGCGCCCGGGTCCGTGGAGGGGCTCCGCCGGCATCCTATGGTGCAGGAGGTCATCGAGGACGAGTACGGGGTCCCGGACCAGTCGCTCTGGAGCCTGGACCGGAGCGACCAGCGCGACCTGCCGCTGAACGGGGTCTTCGCGCCCACCGCCACGGGCGCGGGGGTGAACCTGTACGTGCTGGACAGCGGCGTCCGCCGCACCCACGCGGAGTTCGGGTACGGCACGCGGGCCCGGCACGTGTACACCGCGATCAGCGACGGGCGCGGCGCGGACGACTGCCACGGCCACGGGACGCACGTGGCGGCGACCGCCGCCGGGTCCACCTACGGGGTCGCGCGGCAGGCCATGGTCCTGGCGGTGCGGATCTCGGGCTGCACCGCCGCGGCGTCCGCGAGCGCGGCCATCGCCGGGCTCGACTGGCTCCGCGCCAACCACCTGAAGCCGGCCGTAGCCAACCTGAGCTACACCTGGCCGGCGCGGAACGACGTGGACGCCGCCGTCTCCAGCCTGCTGGCCGCCGGTGTGCCGGTGGTCACCTCGGCCGGGAACAGCAACGCGGACGCCTGCGGCTACTCTCCCAAGCGGGTCGCGGGCGTGCTGACGGTGGGGGGCACGGACACCTACGACTGGCGCACGCCGGACTCCAACTGGGGCGGCTGCGTGCACCTGTTCGCCCCGGGCGCCGGGATCACCTCGGCCTGGATCGGGAGCGACACGGACTCCCGGACGCTCTCCGGGACCTCCATGGCGTCGCCGCTGGTGGCCGGCGTGGCCGCCCTCTACCTGGAGGGCGACCCCGGCGCCTCCGTGGCGAAGCTCCGCGACGCCCTGATCGGCTCGGCCACCCAGGGGAAGGTCGTCGACCCGCGCGGGACGCCCAACCGGCTGGCCTACGCGAAGCCCATCTACTTCTCGGTGCGGGTGGACGGCCCCGACCACGTCGCGTCGTCCGGGTACGTGACCTGGGAGGCCGTCCCCGACGGGGGGGACGGCAGCTACACCTACCAGTGGACGCTGGTGGAGGGCGGCTGGGAGCAGCCGCTGGGGACGGGGCGCACGCAGACCCTCTGGGTCACACAGGGGAGCGGCGACTTCGACGTCCGGGTGGTGGTGACCTCGGCCGGCGAGGCGAGGAGCGCCTGGAAGTACGTGTCCAACCACCAGTCGGGCGACTGCGGAGACGCCTGGTCCTGCACCGCCCTCCAGTAG